One segment of Streptomyces bathyalis DNA contains the following:
- a CDS encoding aconitase X swivel domain-containing protein, whose product MNPRHASALSASLASLSPDPHENGTVTAHATAGGEPRVPLELRGRTVVPGTAEGEALVSPETISGWGGIDPARGVITERRHPLHGQSFAGKVLVFPGAKGSSGWAGFFQSTRLLGTAPLAMIYVTTTTKAALGAVVTRVPTVTGLDQDPLTVIRTGDRVRVDADNGLICVYPAPPQ is encoded by the coding sequence ATGAATCCCCGTCATGCCTCCGCCCTCTCGGCGTCCCTGGCCTCCTTGAGCCCGGACCCGCACGAGAACGGGACCGTCACCGCGCACGCGACGGCGGGCGGCGAGCCCCGCGTACCGCTGGAGCTGCGCGGCAGGACGGTCGTCCCCGGCACGGCCGAGGGAGAGGCACTCGTCTCACCGGAGACGATCTCCGGATGGGGCGGGATCGACCCCGCCCGCGGCGTGATCACCGAACGCCGCCACCCCCTGCACGGCCAGTCCTTCGCGGGCAAGGTGCTCGTCTTCCCCGGTGCCAAGGGCTCCTCCGGCTGGGCCGGCTTCTTCCAGTCCACGCGGCTGCTCGGCACCGCACCGCTCGCGATGATCTACGTCACCACCACAACAAAGGCCGCCCTCGGGGCGGTTGTCACCCGGGTCCCCACCGTCACCGGGCTGGACCAGGACCCGCTCACCGTGATCCGCACCGGTGACCGCGTCCGGGTCGACGCCGACAACGGCTTGATCTGCGTGTATCCCGCGCCCCCTCAATGA
- a CDS encoding MazG-like family protein, with the protein MTPDQWATIRRLVEWLDSANGEGEQETAMRLMKLAEESGEVMQAYIGTTGQNPRKGRTHTSEDVATELCDVILTAAVALHRFSGDPAAALDARIREVERRSLPPGAPGLPQPPHPPGQARV; encoded by the coding sequence ATGACGCCTGATCAGTGGGCGACGATCCGGCGGCTCGTGGAGTGGCTCGACTCCGCCAACGGCGAAGGCGAGCAGGAGACCGCGATGCGGCTGATGAAGCTCGCCGAGGAGTCCGGCGAGGTGATGCAGGCGTACATCGGCACGACGGGCCAGAACCCGCGCAAGGGACGCACGCACACCTCCGAGGACGTGGCCACCGAGCTGTGCGACGTCATCCTGACCGCCGCGGTCGCGCTGCACCGCTTCTCCGGCGATCCGGCCGCCGCCCTCGACGCCAGGATCCGCGAGGTGGAGCGACGCTCCCTGCCTCCGGGGGCACCGGGGCTCCCGCAGCCGCCGCACCCGCCCGGGCAGGCCCGCGTGTGA
- a CDS encoding lysoplasmalogenase — MSQAAARATRPDGNGRGALVAFGALAAADLAAVAGDRTRGLSRAAKPLLMPALASYVLRRRPDASTPAPAPLVTGLAFAAAGDTALLFDEREPAFLLGMAAFLGTQVSYTTGYARMGALRSMRSRPWRTAGCLAGWAAVNAVLAPSLEKHLRLPVAGYSLALTLMGVAGLGVSGRVGAGAAAFVGSDLLIGLQAAGRKVPSQELLIMAGYILGQYLITTGWLDHLDSDEAPGQTALPA; from the coding sequence GTGTCACAGGCGGCCGCGCGAGCCACTCGCCCCGACGGGAACGGCCGCGGCGCGCTCGTCGCCTTCGGCGCGCTGGCCGCCGCGGACCTGGCCGCCGTCGCCGGGGACCGCACGCGGGGGCTGAGCCGTGCGGCCAAGCCGCTGCTGATGCCCGCCCTCGCCTCGTACGTCCTGCGCCGCCGCCCCGACGCGAGCACACCCGCGCCCGCCCCCCTCGTCACCGGTCTCGCCTTCGCCGCCGCCGGGGACACCGCGCTCCTCTTCGACGAGCGCGAGCCGGCCTTCCTCCTGGGCATGGCGGCCTTCCTCGGCACCCAGGTCAGCTACACCACGGGCTACGCACGCATGGGCGCCCTGCGTTCGATGCGGAGCAGGCCCTGGCGGACAGCGGGTTGCCTCGCGGGCTGGGCCGCCGTGAACGCCGTGCTCGCGCCCTCGCTGGAGAAGCATCTGCGGCTTCCCGTCGCGGGCTACAGCCTCGCTCTGACGCTGATGGGCGTCGCCGGGCTCGGAGTCAGTGGCCGGGTGGGCGCCGGCGCTGCGGCCTTCGTCGGATCGGACCTGCTGATCGGGCTGCAGGCCGCAGGCCGGAAGGTGCCTTCGCAGGAACTGCTGATCATGGCCGGCTACATCCTCGGGCAGTACCTCATCACCACCGGCTGGCTCGACCACCTGGACTCGGACGAGGCGCCCGGACAGACCGCACTGCCCGCATGA
- a CDS encoding MFS transporter: MSSAQPSPDGTASPPVVELAPLIEKQQGRRAWYRVFAVCCLITFLDGFDFQILSFTATYLKGDFGLTDTQLGTLGTVGLFGTLVGGLCMGYLGDRLGRKPSIVACVAGFGVFMMAFALAETYEHLFVLRFVSGFFLGGVLPLSWALTAEYAPKRFRVTAISVIMVGYTLGGAAGGPISNLLVPDYGWTSVFVAGGVCSLLALAPVMIFLPESVKFLAQRGCPGADRRIAAILTRLWPGHTVAPGTHFVAGDPQPPAAGKKFTPVTLFKGSLARITPLLWIVYMCSSALIYFMVFWTPMINERMGFSVSSAALIAAAASVAGACAQLAISRFVDKKGVGSILWMPLMATAAMLMLGLGAPGPVLYICVIISAKMFINGGHGGITSIAGTFYPTAIRANGAAWASSVAKVGAMVGPWLGGVLLDAGLGTSGAFTTFALCPAIMIVVLFAMGRAQKSLSPDTEGALASTAPEDVVDVADPAAPRPDTGVAASVLTGGQGQAVPGAQKREPQP; this comes from the coding sequence ATGTCATCCGCACAGCCGTCCCCGGACGGGACAGCGTCACCACCCGTCGTCGAACTCGCCCCGCTCATCGAGAAGCAGCAGGGCCGAAGGGCCTGGTACCGGGTCTTCGCCGTCTGCTGTCTGATCACCTTCCTCGACGGCTTCGACTTCCAGATCCTCTCCTTCACCGCCACGTACCTGAAGGGCGACTTCGGCCTCACCGACACCCAGTTGGGCACGCTCGGCACGGTCGGTCTCTTCGGAACGCTCGTGGGTGGCCTGTGCATGGGCTACCTGGGCGACCGCTTGGGGCGCAAACCCTCGATCGTGGCGTGCGTCGCCGGCTTCGGCGTCTTCATGATGGCCTTCGCCCTCGCGGAGACGTACGAGCACCTGTTCGTGCTGCGCTTCGTCTCGGGCTTCTTCCTCGGCGGAGTGCTGCCGCTGTCCTGGGCGCTGACCGCGGAGTACGCACCGAAGAGGTTCCGTGTCACGGCGATCTCCGTGATCATGGTGGGCTACACGCTGGGCGGGGCGGCAGGCGGGCCCATCTCGAACCTGCTGGTGCCCGACTACGGCTGGACCTCGGTCTTCGTCGCGGGCGGTGTCTGCTCGCTGCTCGCCCTCGCGCCGGTGATGATCTTCCTGCCCGAGTCCGTGAAGTTCCTTGCCCAGCGCGGGTGTCCGGGCGCTGACCGACGCATCGCCGCGATCCTCACCCGGCTGTGGCCCGGCCACACCGTCGCCCCCGGCACGCACTTCGTGGCCGGCGACCCCCAACCGCCCGCCGCCGGGAAGAAGTTCACTCCCGTGACGCTGTTCAAGGGCTCGCTCGCACGCATCACGCCGCTGCTGTGGATCGTGTACATGTGCTCGTCGGCGCTGATCTACTTCATGGTGTTCTGGACGCCGATGATCAACGAGCGGATGGGCTTCAGCGTCAGCTCCGCTGCCCTCATCGCCGCCGCGGCGAGCGTCGCCGGTGCCTGCGCCCAGCTCGCGATCAGCCGGTTCGTGGACAAGAAGGGCGTGGGCAGCATCCTGTGGATGCCGCTGATGGCGACGGCCGCGATGCTGATGCTGGGGCTCGGGGCACCGGGTCCGGTGCTGTACATCTGCGTGATCATCTCCGCGAAGATGTTCATCAACGGCGGCCACGGCGGCATCACCAGCATCGCCGGCACCTTCTATCCCACGGCGATCCGCGCCAACGGCGCCGCCTGGGCGTCCTCGGTCGCCAAGGTCGGGGCCATGGTCGGGCCCTGGCTCGGCGGGGTGCTGCTCGACGCGGGCCTGGGCACGTCCGGCGCGTTCACCACGTTCGCGCTGTGCCCCGCCATCATGATCGTCGTGCTCTTCGCCATGGGTCGCGCCCAGAAGTCGCTTTCCCCGGACACGGAGGGCGCGCTGGCATCCACTGCCCCCGAGGACGTCGTGGACGTGGCAGACCCTGCCGCGCCGCGCCCCGACACCGGGGTGGCCGCATCCGTTCTGACGGGCGGCCAGGGGCAGGCGGTCCCCGGAGCCCAGAAGCGGGAGCCCCAGCCCTGA
- a CDS encoding VOC family protein: MQKITTFLWFDDKAEEAVDHYTSVFPDSRVIDVQRYGEAGPGEPGTVMTIAFELAGQRFTALNGGPEFTFNEAMSLYVDCADQAEVDMYWEKLGEGGEEGPCGWLKDKYGLSWQIVPRVLTELLRDPDPATSARVMKAMFGMRKLDVQALEDAGRQ; this comes from the coding sequence ATGCAGAAGATCACCACTTTCCTCTGGTTCGACGACAAGGCCGAAGAGGCCGTGGACCACTACACCTCGGTCTTCCCCGACTCCCGGGTGATCGACGTCCAGCGGTACGGGGAGGCGGGGCCGGGCGAGCCGGGGACCGTCATGACGATCGCCTTCGAGCTCGCAGGCCAGCGCTTCACCGCGCTCAACGGCGGCCCCGAGTTCACCTTCAACGAGGCCATGTCGCTCTACGTGGACTGCGCCGACCAGGCCGAGGTCGACATGTACTGGGAGAAGCTCGGCGAGGGAGGTGAGGAGGGCCCGTGCGGCTGGCTCAAGGACAAGTACGGCCTGTCCTGGCAGATCGTTCCGCGGGTTCTGACCGAGCTGCTGAGAGATCCCGATCCGGCCACGTCGGCGCGGGTCATGAAGGCCATGTTCGGGATGAGGAAGCTCGATGTGCAGGCGCTGGAGGACGCGGGCAGACAGTGA
- a CDS encoding aconitase X has translation MLLTDSDKAMLDGAEGPATAAAMDLLVRYGRALDAERLCDVRNVAGTMTQPSPVKAQLVREGGWDKAYSVINLDSDEDLEIPAMRVPTCQLQQSFGPDSEGIAPYPKEMIELQSDAESFYGRKGVNILATCTPYQVGNIPVRGEHVAWMESSAVVYANSVLGARTNCEGTASTGAASLTGRIPCWGNHHEANRRGTHLIEARTPVHGPLEWGMLGYFAGGLVQDERPVVTGELKQPDLLDLKHFGAAAASSGGVEIYHLPGITPEAPTVQAAFGADPPEAVPYGERERRGVYEDLNSQGDRTDVDFVLLGCPHASLDQVRETAHLLEGRHLHSGTQLWLMVPRALRTTADRNGWTQTIERAGGRVLTDSCPAMSRSAPPGTRVFATDSAKQAHYLPAILGIEAWFGTLQDCISAAVTGRWKGELR, from the coding sequence ATGCTGCTCACCGACTCCGACAAGGCGATGCTCGACGGCGCCGAGGGCCCGGCCACCGCGGCGGCCATGGACCTCCTCGTCCGCTACGGCCGCGCCCTCGACGCCGAGAGGCTGTGCGACGTGCGCAACGTCGCCGGGACGATGACCCAGCCCTCGCCCGTCAAGGCGCAGTTGGTGCGCGAGGGGGGCTGGGACAAGGCGTACTCCGTGATCAACCTGGACAGCGACGAGGATCTGGAGATCCCGGCGATGCGCGTCCCCACCTGTCAGCTCCAGCAGTCCTTCGGCCCGGACTCCGAGGGCATCGCCCCGTACCCGAAGGAAATGATCGAGCTGCAGAGCGACGCCGAGTCCTTCTACGGCCGCAAGGGCGTCAACATCCTTGCCACGTGCACGCCTTACCAGGTCGGCAACATCCCCGTACGCGGAGAGCACGTCGCGTGGATGGAGTCCTCCGCCGTGGTGTACGCCAACTCCGTGCTCGGCGCCCGCACGAACTGCGAGGGCACCGCCTCCACCGGAGCGGCGTCGCTCACCGGCCGGATTCCCTGCTGGGGCAACCACCACGAGGCCAACCGCCGCGGCACCCATCTCATCGAGGCCCGCACGCCCGTGCACGGGCCGCTGGAGTGGGGCATGCTCGGCTACTTCGCGGGCGGCCTCGTCCAGGACGAACGCCCGGTCGTCACGGGAGAGTTGAAGCAGCCCGACCTGCTCGACCTGAAGCACTTCGGCGCGGCCGCGGCCTCGTCCGGGGGAGTGGAGATCTACCACCTGCCCGGCATCACACCCGAAGCACCCACCGTGCAGGCCGCGTTCGGCGCGGACCCGCCCGAGGCGGTGCCGTACGGGGAGCGCGAACGCCGAGGCGTCTATGAGGACCTCAACTCCCAAGGCGACCGCACCGACGTCGACTTCGTCCTGCTCGGCTGCCCGCACGCCTCCCTGGACCAGGTGCGCGAGACGGCACACCTTCTCGAAGGGCGCCATCTGCACTCCGGGACGCAGCTGTGGCTGATGGTGCCCCGTGCGCTGCGCACCACCGCCGACCGCAACGGATGGACGCAGACCATCGAACGGGCAGGCGGACGCGTGCTCACCGACTCCTGCCCCGCGATGTCCCGCTCGGCACCGCCCGGTACCAGGGTCTTCGCCACCGACTCTGCCAAGCAGGCGCACTACCTGCCCGCGATCCTCGGCATCGAGGCCTGGTTCGGCACGCTCCAGGACTGCATCTCGGCCGCGGTCACCGGCCGTTGGAAGGGAGAACTGCGATGA
- a CDS encoding GntR family transcriptional regulator codes for MDRPPARTAPGAASAAPLPRRQMLTDDVHEAIKGLIMDHAIAPGARVSIDGLARQLGVSPTPVREALARLETAELVVKEPLRGYRTTPLLDREQLADLYRFRLLIEPWAAARAAENADERGRERLRTEMAACDAPSEATYDAYKALTAHDTRFHVLVAELAGSAQVRLAFERTHCHLHIFRLYYDRGIGQRTLEEHRLITDAVLAGDPEAAEAAMRNHLETAYYERLKPVTERPG; via the coding sequence ATGGATCGGCCACCTGCGAGAACGGCGCCCGGAGCTGCCTCTGCGGCACCGCTGCCGCGCCGTCAGATGCTCACGGACGACGTCCATGAAGCGATCAAGGGCCTGATCATGGATCACGCCATCGCTCCGGGTGCACGGGTTTCCATCGACGGCCTGGCCCGCCAGCTCGGCGTCTCCCCGACTCCGGTGCGCGAGGCACTCGCCCGCCTGGAGACGGCGGAACTCGTGGTGAAGGAACCGCTGCGCGGCTACCGGACCACTCCCCTCCTCGACCGGGAACAGCTCGCGGATCTCTACCGGTTCCGGCTGCTCATCGAGCCGTGGGCGGCGGCACGCGCGGCCGAGAACGCGGACGAGCGGGGCCGCGAAAGGCTGAGGACCGAGATGGCCGCGTGCGACGCCCCCAGCGAGGCGACGTACGACGCATACAAGGCGTTGACGGCACACGACACCCGCTTCCACGTGCTCGTCGCGGAGCTCGCCGGGAGCGCACAAGTGCGGCTGGCGTTCGAGCGCACGCACTGCCATCTGCACATTTTCCGGCTCTACTACGACCGCGGGATAGGGCAACGGACGCTGGAGGAACACCGGTTGATCACCGACGCCGTCCTGGCAGGGGACCCCGAGGCCGCCGAGGCGGCCATGCGGAACCATCTCGAGACGGCCTACTACGAGCGGTTGAAGCCGGTCACGGAAAGGCCCGGGTGA
- a CDS encoding alpha/beta hydrolase family protein has translation MTDPLRTPEPGLLPRRKAVTGLAAGAGVLAASATSGCSGKAVAAPSPPASPGRTGPRADGPAPGAMQLFADSSFNYRALSALGAAQRSAAEPGEVLTAVNAVNSAGVGYQTYSATFRSWGERLEAQATEAGRAGRKQTRRFRALRSATYYEQALFHVLGGDKPEDEESVYRACRRQWDTFARLCTPAAEFGGVLHGKDRMPIWFFRPDTSQRRRPTVILTNGFDTQDATMWTYGVAAALERGWNALIYNGPGQGQMLFVGQVPLTTRWERVVAPLVDRLMLRRDVDPRRIALVGVGLGGVLAARAAAFERRLAALVAGPGVLSPWLSLPAATRAVLTSTKAGTNKTWNDDIVPDLTASERFALSKRFEPCDAAVMRAARIGKTFTDFWTPARTLAGMDVTEVVPRITAPSLVVDFDDEQFVPGQPRRMYDLLRSPKDYVKMSRADGAQLHCSPMAPQRYCEVVFDWLEKTV, from the coding sequence ATGACTGATCCCCTGCGAACGCCGGAGCCCGGCCTGCTGCCCAGACGCAAGGCGGTCACCGGCCTCGCGGCGGGGGCCGGCGTGCTGGCTGCTTCGGCGACATCGGGTTGCTCCGGAAAGGCCGTCGCCGCACCGTCCCCGCCCGCGTCCCCCGGCCGCACCGGGCCGCGGGCCGACGGCCCGGCACCGGGTGCGATGCAGCTCTTCGCGGATTCCTCGTTCAACTACAGGGCGCTCTCCGCGCTCGGCGCCGCGCAGCGGTCGGCCGCGGAGCCCGGCGAGGTCCTCACGGCCGTCAACGCCGTCAACAGCGCCGGGGTCGGCTACCAGACCTACAGCGCCACGTTCCGTTCCTGGGGCGAACGGCTGGAGGCCCAGGCCACCGAGGCCGGCCGCGCGGGGCGCAAGCAGACCCGGCGCTTCCGGGCGCTGCGCTCCGCCACGTACTACGAGCAGGCCCTCTTCCACGTCCTGGGTGGCGACAAGCCGGAGGACGAGGAGAGCGTCTACCGGGCGTGCCGCCGCCAGTGGGACACCTTCGCCCGACTGTGCACGCCCGCCGCGGAGTTCGGCGGCGTGCTCCACGGCAAGGACCGGATGCCGATCTGGTTCTTCCGTCCGGACACCTCGCAGCGGCGTCGTCCCACCGTGATCCTCACCAATGGCTTCGACACCCAGGACGCGACGATGTGGACGTACGGCGTGGCGGCCGCGCTGGAGCGCGGCTGGAACGCCCTGATCTACAACGGTCCCGGCCAGGGGCAGATGCTCTTCGTGGGACAGGTGCCCCTCACCACGCGCTGGGAGCGGGTGGTCGCGCCGCTCGTCGACCGTCTGATGCTGCGCAGGGACGTCGACCCGCGGCGCATCGCGCTCGTCGGGGTCGGCCTGGGAGGCGTGCTCGCCGCGCGGGCCGCGGCCTTCGAGCGGCGCCTCGCCGCCCTCGTCGCGGGCCCGGGTGTCCTCTCCCCCTGGCTGTCGCTGCCCGCCGCGACCCGTGCGGTCCTCACGTCCACCAAGGCCGGCACCAACAAGACCTGGAACGACGACATCGTCCCGGACCTGACCGCGAGCGAACGCTTCGCCCTCTCCAAGCGCTTCGAGCCCTGCGACGCGGCCGTGATGCGCGCCGCACGCATAGGGAAGACGTTCACCGACTTCTGGACCCCGGCCCGCACGCTCGCAGGTATGGACGTCACCGAGGTCGTGCCGCGCATCACCGCCCCCTCGCTCGTCGTCGACTTCGACGACGAGCAGTTCGTCCCCGGGCAGCCGCGCCGGATGTACGACCTGCTGCGCTCCCCCAAGGACTACGTCAAGATGTCCCGGGCGGACGGCGCACAACTGCACTGCTCCCCGATGGCTCCGCAGCGATACTGCGAAGTCGTCTTCGACTGGCTGGAGAAGACCGTATGA
- a CDS encoding DUF5753 domain-containing protein, with product MSSPLPSGQSAPTVLRIVLGRRLRELREERRLGLSDAARALDVNQLTVRRLESGQVGFKLPYVRTLLDLYEVSSAEADEFAVMTEQANRPGWWHSFREALPDWFRAYVSLETSAQVLRVYEPHYVTGLLQTRDYARAVIRAGFPDAPEEALEQRVDLRLRRQALLDSPDVPALWVVMEEMALRRLVGGPVVMRAQIGRLLEALDHPRITLRILPLAAGAHSGAGSHFTYFRFQERELQDIVYTEVGLTSALYYDQRRDVVPHLETHTRISQLAAKYIPDPRTYLTGLREEYSR from the coding sequence GTGAGCAGCCCGCTGCCGAGCGGTCAGAGTGCGCCGACGGTGCTCCGTATCGTCCTGGGGCGGCGGCTGCGCGAACTGCGCGAGGAACGCAGGCTCGGCCTGTCCGACGCGGCACGCGCGCTGGACGTCAATCAGCTGACGGTGCGCCGCCTGGAGAGCGGCCAGGTGGGCTTCAAATTGCCGTACGTCAGAACGCTGCTGGACCTGTACGAGGTCTCCTCGGCAGAGGCGGACGAGTTCGCGGTCATGACCGAGCAGGCCAACCGCCCCGGATGGTGGCACTCCTTCCGTGAGGCCCTGCCGGACTGGTTCCGCGCCTACGTCAGCCTGGAGACCTCCGCGCAGGTGCTGCGTGTGTACGAACCGCACTACGTCACCGGGCTGTTGCAGACCCGCGACTACGCGCGCGCTGTCATACGTGCCGGCTTCCCCGACGCGCCGGAGGAGGCCCTCGAACAGCGCGTCGACCTCAGGCTGCGGCGGCAGGCCCTTCTCGATTCCCCGGACGTCCCGGCACTGTGGGTCGTGATGGAGGAGATGGCGCTGCGCCGGCTGGTCGGCGGCCCCGTGGTGATGCGGGCTCAGATCGGAAGGCTCCTGGAGGCCCTGGACCACCCCCGGATCACCCTGCGGATCCTGCCGCTCGCCGCCGGAGCGCACTCCGGCGCCGGCAGCCACTTCACGTACTTCCGCTTCCAGGAACGCGAGTTGCAGGACATCGTCTACACGGAGGTGGGACTGACGAGCGCGCTCTACTACGACCAGCGGCGGGATGTCGTGCCGCACCTGGAGACGCACACCCGCATCTCCCAGCTGGCCGCGAAGTACATCCCCGACCCCCGCACCTACCTGACCGGCCTCCGCGAGGAGTACAGCAGGTGA
- a CDS encoding Nramp family divalent metal transporter translates to MATEEIGRNADSALRLPEPPTELRRGRFSVATVLKFFGPGAIIASLTIGTGESILASREGAVFGYTVIWAVLIGAVAKGALVYASNRHITLTGEHPMMRFAKVLPGPRGWFPVLLALICLASFPGWASGVAVALGDFLASQGAGNATAYAVGILVFAAVLSWVGGYALLERVQIVIAGLMVVLVLVAVFVAQPEWLGVLRGLIPGSFDYEPFVAQKYPDIATTSVWVELVVFMGGLGGGMYDYIGYTGMLREKKWGMLGHEEVDAIGRRLAVMKARDPIPLATGPDDVAKARAWSRAPLFDMIAAFLALAIIAAAFMINGAAILGEKQLVPEGNDVLTYQSQFLASIAQTFEYFYIVAIVMVLFGTVYALWEAYSWTTYESLSAVSEKVRLRGQRGIRPFVYAWTGIGALLMIATGASFLALITPASIVGGVFACGIYGAGLLYVDKINLPKEYRMSPLVRTLVALGSAFLTVCGVVAMLSYAEVI, encoded by the coding sequence ATGGCCACAGAAGAAATCGGTCGCAACGCGGACTCAGCACTGCGCCTCCCGGAACCGCCGACGGAGCTGCGACGGGGACGCTTCAGCGTCGCCACGGTCCTCAAGTTCTTCGGCCCGGGCGCGATCATCGCCTCGCTCACCATCGGAACCGGCGAATCCATCCTCGCCTCACGCGAGGGTGCGGTCTTCGGCTACACCGTCATATGGGCGGTGCTCATCGGGGCGGTCGCCAAGGGCGCGCTCGTCTACGCCTCCAACCGGCACATCACGCTCACCGGCGAACACCCCATGATGCGCTTCGCCAAGGTGCTGCCCGGGCCGCGCGGCTGGTTCCCGGTGCTGCTCGCGCTGATCTGTCTGGCGTCGTTCCCGGGTTGGGCGAGCGGTGTCGCGGTCGCCCTCGGCGATTTCCTCGCATCCCAGGGGGCGGGCAACGCCACCGCCTACGCCGTCGGGATTCTGGTCTTCGCGGCCGTCCTGTCGTGGGTCGGGGGGTACGCACTCCTGGAACGGGTGCAGATCGTCATCGCGGGCCTGATGGTCGTTCTCGTCCTCGTCGCTGTCTTCGTCGCACAGCCCGAGTGGCTCGGCGTGCTGCGCGGTCTGATACCCGGCAGCTTCGACTACGAGCCCTTCGTCGCGCAGAAGTACCCCGACATCGCCACCACTTCGGTGTGGGTCGAACTCGTGGTCTTCATGGGCGGTCTCGGCGGCGGCATGTACGACTACATCGGCTACACAGGCATGCTCCGCGAGAAGAAGTGGGGGATGCTCGGCCACGAGGAGGTCGACGCGATCGGCCGGAGGCTTGCCGTCATGAAGGCGCGCGATCCGATCCCGCTGGCAACCGGTCCCGACGACGTGGCGAAGGCTCGTGCGTGGAGCCGCGCTCCGCTCTTCGACATGATCGCGGCATTCCTCGCCCTGGCGATCATCGCCGCGGCGTTCATGATCAACGGCGCTGCGATACTCGGGGAGAAGCAACTGGTGCCCGAGGGCAACGACGTGCTGACATACCAGTCGCAGTTCCTCGCCTCGATCGCCCAGACATTCGAGTACTTCTACATCGTCGCCATCGTGATGGTCCTCTTCGGCACGGTCTACGCCCTGTGGGAGGCGTACTCGTGGACGACGTACGAGAGCCTGTCGGCCGTCTCGGAGAAGGTGCGCCTCAGGGGTCAGCGCGGCATCAGGCCGTTCGTCTACGCCTGGACCGGAATCGGCGCCCTGCTGATGATCGCCACCGGGGCGAGCTTCCTCGCGCTGATCACGCCCGCGTCGATCGTGGGCGGTGTCTTCGCATGCGGCATCTACGGTGCGGGACTGCTCTACGTCGACAAGATCAACCTGCCGAAGGAATACCGGATGAGCCCGCTGGTGCGAACGCTGGTCGCCCTCGGCTCGGCGTTCCTCACGGTGTGCGGCGTCGTCGCGATGCTCTCGTACGCGGAGGTGATCTGA